A genomic window from Vigna radiata var. radiata cultivar VC1973A chromosome 2, Vradiata_ver6, whole genome shotgun sequence includes:
- the LOC106754896 gene encoding anamorsin homolog, producing the protein MDGAKKGRAVLVFTDGAVLSVSQVFETITELGNEGVQESDPLVLTSASLLSNLPLESSSVDSAILNWLSSDCPGDQLIQEILRVLKVGGIILIRKSSQSTVGSFDKIISDLQSKLLLAGFSETQVLQSTGIKAKKPSWKVGSSFSLKKVIKSSPKMQIDVDSDLIDEDSLLTEEDLKKPQLPPGDCEIGSTRKACKNCTCGRAEEEEKVLKLGLTAEQINNPQSACGSCGLGDAFRCSTCPYKGLPPFKLGEKVALSGNFLAADI; encoded by the exons ATG GATGGTGCAAAGAAAGGCCGTGCTGTCCTGGTTTTTACAGATGGAGCAGTTCTTTCCGTCAGTCAAGTGTTTGAGACAATTACAGAACTTGGCAATGAAGGGGTTCAGGAATCTGATCCTCTAGTTCTTACATCGGCCTCGCTATTAA GCAATTTGCCATTGGAGTCTTCCTCTGTTGATTCTGCTATTTTAAACTGGTTGTCAAGTGATTGTCCTGGGGACCAACTGATTCAAGAAATTCTTAGAGTGTTAAAAGTGGGTGGTATAATTCTCATTCGCAAGTCATCTCAGTCTACAGTGGGCTCATTTGATAAG ATAATATCTGATCTTCAGAGCAAGTTATTGCTGGCAGGGTTTTCAGAAACACAAGTTTTACAATCAACTGGG ATCAAAGCAAAAAAGCCCTCATGGAAAGTTGGTTCATCATTTTCCTTAAAGAAGGTGATAAAGAGTTCACCTAAAATGCAAATTGATGTTGATTCGGATCTTATAGATGAAGATAGTCTTTTGACTGAAGAAGATTTGAAGAAACCCCAGCTACCGCCAG GTGATTGTGAAATTGGCAGTACTAGAAAAGCTTGCAAAAATTGCACCTGTGGGAGGgctgaagaagaggaaaaagtttTGAAGTTAGGATTGACAGCAGAACAGATTAATAATCCTCAATCAGCTTGTGGCAGC TGTGGGCTCGGAGATGCATTCAGATGCAGTACCTGTCCTTATAAGGGATTGCCTCCCTTTAAATTGGGCGAGAAG GTAGCACTGTCTGGTAACTTTCTTGCTGCAGACATATAA